GAAGGATAATTCGGTCAGGCACCGTCTCGCCGGTATCGGCATACTGTCCGCCGAAGACGCGCAAAGCCTCGGCGCGGTAGGGCCTGTCGTGCGCGCGAGCGGGATTAAGGTCGATACGCGGATGCTCGGTTATGCGGCGTATCCCGAGGCCGAGTTCGAGATCATTACCGGGACCGCCGGAGACTGCTACGCGCGGTGCGCGGTGCGTATCGGCGAAATCTACCAGTCCATCGATATCATACGCCAGCTGATACCGAAGACCCCCGAAGGCCCGGTTGACGTGAAGGTGACCGGCGCGCCGCAGGGCGAGAGCTATATGCGCCTCGAACAGCCGCGCGGCGAGGTACTCTACTATATTAAAGCAAACGGGACGCGCCTGTTGGACCGTTTCCGGGTGCGCACGCCCACATTCGCGAATATCCCGCCGCTCGTAAAGATGCTCGAGGGGTGCGATATCGCCGATGTGCCGAACATCATCCTGACGATAGACCCGTGTATCAGCTGTACGGAGAGGTGACGAATGGGATTCTTTAAAATGGCGGGGACGGCGTTTACGAACCTGTTCCGCAAACCCGCGACATTGATGTACCCCGTGAAGCCCGCGAAACGTTTCCCGAATACGCGCGGTACGCTGACCATCGAGTTCGAGAAATGCATCCTCTGCGGGATATGCCAGAAGAAATGCCCCTCGTACGCGATAGAGGTCGATAAGACCGAGAAGACGTGGAAGCTCGACCGGATACGGTGCATCTCATGCGGAAGCTGTACGGACTGGTGCCCGAAGAAGTGCCTGCATCTCGATAACGCCTATACCGCGCCGGTGACCTCCGAGTTTAAGGACTCCACGCGGGAGCGGCATACCGGTGCATGAGTATCCCGCGGTCGAACAAATCGTTAAAATCGCGCTCCGCACCGCGGACGAGCATCACGCCAAACGGGTGATCGCGGTCAATATCGCAATCGGCGAACTGACCGGGTTCGCGGAGGAATCCCTGCAATTCTACTTCGATATTATAAAAAAAGAAACGTCCCTGACGGACACAGTCCTGAATATACGTTATATCACCCCGCAGTTTAAATGCTCGAAGTGCGGGCATATTTTCGAGCGCGCGGGGCGGAGTTTCGACTGCCCGGAGTGCGGGGGGAAGTCCGCGCCGACCACTCACGGCACGGAGTTTTATATCGAGAATATCGAGATCGAGACCGAGGATTAG
Above is a genomic segment from Brevinematales bacterium containing:
- a CDS encoding 4Fe-4S dicluster domain-containing protein, which translates into the protein MGFFKMAGTAFTNLFRKPATLMYPVKPAKRFPNTRGTLTIEFEKCILCGICQKKCPSYAIEVDKTEKTWKLDRIRCISCGSCTDWCPKKCLHLDNAYTAPVTSEFKDSTRERHTGA
- the hypA gene encoding hydrogenase maturation nickel metallochaperone HypA; the encoded protein is MHEYPAVEQIVKIALRTADEHHAKRVIAVNIAIGELTGFAEESLQFYFDIIKKETSLTDTVLNIRYITPQFKCSKCGHIFERAGRSFDCPECGGKSAPTTHGTEFYIENIEIETED